The Capsicum annuum cultivar UCD-10X-F1 chromosome 3, UCD10Xv1.1, whole genome shotgun sequence genomic sequence ATATTACAAGCATATACAACACCTTGCAACCCAGACAAGCAGGGAGAAAATTATCAAAGCAAACAAAGAGCTTGGCAACAATTTGCCAGGAGGTCTTAGGGATTTCTCTTTCAAAGGTGAGCAATCTAGATGCTGGCATTTTGTTAGTCaggaatataaatatgaatttattatagaaaatattttctttactttttttttgcatCTTGAGTGCAGGAACTCCAATGTAGTGATTGGTCACAGCGTCCTCTGACAGAAGAGCAAATGCAATATGCAGCAGTTGATGCTCATTGTTTGATTCTTATCTTTGAAGTCTTCAAGGCTAAGGTTGTGATAGAAGGTTGGTGAAGTGCCTTTCTCATCTTCTTCTATTGCATGCCCACGTGTTGCTACCTCCATGAAGCAGCGCTGATACACCAATAACCAACTTCCTTGATTGAAAAGATAGTTTTTTCTAGAAAGTCCGGTGTCTTGAGTATGTGCACTAGGTTTTCTTTTGGAGTATTTCTCCATGGGCAACCAAAATGGGTGTGATTCTGCGTGTGTATTGGGGGCCGGGGGGTAATAAAGTATCTCTTTCATCTGACAGAAGCTCTGTTACGTTGAGTCTTTGCAGCAACACAGTGATAGGAGAGAGATTAATCCAATTTTGGCCCTAACTTTGTACCTCAGTTCAATTATATTTTCACTTCTAAATTTTTGATATCTGATGACCTAAAATAAGCAGTAAACAAAAAGGCTAATTAAAGGCTAATTATGTTCCGTCAGCCATCAGGAGCTATCGACCATCACACGGGCATAGAGACTCCCTTTTTACTGCATTATATCTATCTTGTTTGTCCTTTTTACATTTGGTAACCGTCCATTTCAGGGAATTCTGTCGAAAATGTAACTGGTGTCCTGTTGTCTCAGCTGGATCTTGGGTTGAAACAAATACTCGACATGCAACAAAATTCAAACAAATTGTGTGGTATCAAATTTGGTGAAGCTTTAGAGATAGTGCAAGCTATCCCGCCTGGTTTTTGTAAAACAGTCCCCGCATCAGATGAAAAGCTTGCTGTGCTGTTGCCAGATCGTGCTAATCGGATGGATGATGTGCTTTTACGAATTGTCAGGAAGTATGGTGATAAAATTTTGTTGAGTGAATCTGATAGAAAACCGAAGATCTCGAGGAAGAAAGCAAAGAAATCATCTGGTAGAGTAGCAAACACACGCAGTCCAACAGAAGGTGGTGAAGAATGGCAAGGTCCACCACCCTGGGATGTGACCTCCGGTGGGGATGGGTGCCCTAAGTTTCTATGTGATGTGATGGTGAGATACTACATTTTTGTTACAGATATTGCTTTTCTGTAAAACTGATACACTTAGGCTTCTTTAGCGTACCCTCTCTTGTAGTCAAGTTGAGAtttctcctctttctctttctttgggAGATCAAAATATAGCACTTTTTGCTTCTTTTTGTGGTCGTTATTGGAGGCTGTGGTAATTGTTCAGGTTGAAGGATTGGCAAAACATTTAAGATGTGTTGGCATTGATGCTGCTGTTCCTTATTCAAAGAAGCCTGAATCAAGGTTCTGAATGATTTTCAATTCTTGGCCTATCAATCTGTTTTCCCTAGATGGGTGTTCTTTGTGatatctttttctttccttcttcagGGATTTAATAGAACAAGCATGTAAAGAGAAGAGAGTACTTTTAACACGAGATGCCAAACTCCTGAGACATGATTATCTCTTAAAAAATCAGATATACCGGGTGAAGAGTCTTCTAAAGAATGATCAGTTGGTTGAGGTAAGTGGGCAAGTGAACAGTATCGAAAATTTTGCTTCGACAGTTTTGTCGACCATACGTTCATGGTGATATTACACTGCATATCTACAGATAATAGAAACTTTTCAATTGGAAATTACTGAAGACCAGTTGATGTCAAGGTGCACAAAATGCAACGGTAAGTTCATCCAAAAACCTCTGACAACAGAAGAAGCTGTTGAAGCAGCTAAGGGATTTCAGGTGATTCCAAACTGCTTGTTTAACAAGAATTTGGAATTTTGGCAATGCATGGATTGCAAGCAACTTTACTGGGAGGTAGGCTTTCAGT encodes the following:
- the LOC107863082 gene encoding uncharacterized protein LOC107863082, encoding MDSEQNPITIRLVSSPNSPEFTHLTHSLTHSSLIGLDAEWKPNRTHHSTFPTVSLLQIACQLTGPDNSSVESPVFLVDLDSIPLQSIYQLIKDVFVSTNVLKLGFRFKQDLVYLSSTFCAHGCEPGFDRVEPFLDITSIYNTLQPRQAGRKLSKQTKSLATICQEVLGISLSKELQCSDWSQRPLTEEQMQYAAVDAHCLILIFEVFKAKVVIEGNSVENVTGVLLSQLDLGLKQILDMQQNSNKLCGIKFGEALEIVQAIPPGFCKTVPASDEKLAVLLPDRANRMDDVLLRIVRKYGDKILLSESDRKPKISRKKAKKSSGRVANTRSPTEGGEEWQGPPPWDVTSGGDGCPKFLCDVMVEGLAKHLRCVGIDAAVPYSKKPESRDLIEQACKEKRVLLTRDAKLLRHDYLLKNQIYRVKSLLKNDQLVEIIETFQLEITEDQLMSRCTKCNGKFIQKPLTTEEAVEAAKGFQVIPNCLFNKNLEFWQCMDCKQLYWEGTQYHNAVQKFVDVCKLNE